A window of the Salvelinus alpinus chromosome 3, SLU_Salpinus.1, whole genome shotgun sequence genome harbors these coding sequences:
- the stx4 gene encoding syntaxin-4, with protein sequence MRDRTKELGNTAEASDEDEEGRALMIKPGTSTVREEKENDAFFKKVQEIREGLETLKKVVSDLENKQKTVLGVALPEDGMKRELQTLREQIKTMAMQIHKKLKIIEPKKGEDDGKYIPINLRMQRAQHGVLSREFVELMGHCNTIQASYRDRNVERIQRQLRITGTNVTDEDLDVMLESGQTDVFTQNILIDAKATKQALNEIESRHDEILKLERSIRDLHDMFQYLAMEVEAQGEMVNRIEANVLNSTDYVQKAVVETEKAATYQNKARKKKIWIALCCAILLLILAISLAITFS encoded by the exons ATGCGGGACCGAACCAAGGAACTGGGCAAT ACTGCCGAGGCGTCAGACGAGGATGAAGAGGGCAGGGCACTTATGATCAAACCAGGGACTTCTACagtgagggaggagaaggagaatgaTGCTTTTTTCAAGAAG GTCCAAGAGATTCGAGAGGGACTGGAGACGCTTAAAAAGGTGGTTTCTGACCTTGAGAACAAACAGAAGACCGTGTTGGGTGTGGCACTGCCAGAGGACG GCATGAAAAGGGAACTCCAAACCCTTCGGGAACAGATCAAAACAATGGCAATGCAGATCCATAAGAAACTGAAGA TCATTGAACCCAAGAAAGGAGAAGATGATGGGAAATACATCCCCATAAACCTAAGGATGCAGAGAGCCCAA catgGCGTCTTGTCTCGGGAGTTTGTGGAGTTGATGGGCCACTGTAACACCATCCAGGCTTCCTACAGAGATCGCAACGTGGAGAGGATACAGAGGCAGCTCAGAATCA CTGGCACCAATGTAACAGATGAAGATTTGGATGTTATGCTTGAAAGTGGACAGACTGATGTTTTCACACAGAAT ATCCTGATCGACGCTAAAGCCACTAAGCAGGCGCTGAATGAGATTGAGTCCCGGCATGACGAGATCCTCAAACTGGAAAGGAGCATCAGGGATCTGCATGACATGTTCCAGTACCTGGCCATGGAGGTGGAGGCCCAG GGGGAGATGGTCAACCGCATTGAAGCCAACGTCCTCAACTCAACTGATTATGTGCAGAAGGCAGTGGTAGAGACCGAGAAAGCTGCCACCTACCAAAACAAAGCACGCAAG aAGAAGATATGGATCGCGTTATGCTGTGCCATTCTCCTCCTCATTTTAGCCATCTCATTGGCGATCACCTTCTCCTGA